A stretch of Amycolatopsis balhimycina FH 1894 DNA encodes these proteins:
- a CDS encoding D-alanyl-D-alanine carboxypeptidase family protein: MARTRIPPVAGGLAAAVAVALAAACWVAFPPEVAGRAIAARPDVRLSVPWPGGQASAEVQGLGSLGDHGVQRPVPIASVTKVMTAYVVLKDHPLGPDDAGPEITVDGQAEAEASSTGESSVPVRAGSRIGERDLLALMLVPSGNNIARLLARWDAGSQEAFTGKMNHEAAALGMAGTTYTGASGVEDSTTSTAADQLRLAREVMKNPVIRAVTGTANLRVDGVPGTIVNTNTLLGRNGVIGLKTGSSTAGGGALMWAAKARDGALILGVVLQQNPGGTPAAGLRAALENSERLIAAIRRELPAATR; this comes from the coding sequence ATGGCCCGTACCCGAATCCCGCCGGTCGCCGGCGGGCTCGCCGCCGCGGTGGCGGTGGCGCTCGCGGCGGCCTGCTGGGTCGCGTTCCCGCCCGAGGTCGCCGGCCGGGCGATCGCCGCCCGCCCGGACGTCCGGCTGTCCGTGCCGTGGCCCGGGGGCCAGGCGAGCGCCGAGGTCCAGGGGCTGGGCTCGCTCGGCGACCACGGTGTGCAGCGGCCGGTGCCGATCGCCAGCGTCACGAAGGTGATGACCGCCTACGTCGTCCTGAAGGACCACCCGCTGGGCCCGGACGACGCCGGCCCGGAGATCACCGTCGACGGGCAGGCCGAAGCCGAAGCCTCCTCGACCGGGGAGTCGAGCGTGCCGGTCCGCGCGGGCAGCCGGATCGGCGAACGGGACCTGCTGGCCCTGATGCTCGTCCCGTCCGGCAACAACATCGCCCGGCTGCTGGCCCGCTGGGACGCCGGGAGCCAGGAAGCGTTCACCGGGAAGATGAACCACGAGGCCGCGGCGCTCGGCATGGCCGGCACCACCTACACCGGGGCCAGCGGCGTCGAGGACTCGACCACGAGCACCGCCGCCGACCAGCTCCGGCTGGCCCGCGAGGTGATGAAGAACCCGGTGATCCGGGCGGTCACCGGCACCGCGAACCTGCGGGTCGACGGCGTGCCCGGGACGATCGTCAACACGAACACCCTGCTCGGCCGCAACGGCGTGATCGGCCTCAAGACCGGCTCGTCGACCGCCGGCGGCGGCGCCCTGATGTGGGCGGCGAAAGCGCGTGACGGCGCGCTCATCCTGGGCGTGGTCCTGCAGCAGAACCCGGGCGGGACCCCGGCGGCCGGCCTGCGGGCCGCGCTGGAGAACAGTGAGCGCCTCATCGCCGCGATCCGGCGCGAACTGCCGGCGGCCACCCGGTGA
- a CDS encoding LysE/ArgO family amino acid transporter yields MTAALVSGLLAGYGIAIPVGAVGTYLVALTARTSLRAGLAAAFGVATADGVYALVAVLGGAAIAGVVAPFAGPLRLVSAAVLIVLAAHGALRAVRSHRTTTVRPVTPLAPGRAYLSLLGITLVNPATVVYFTALVVGDRAGTAGSVPGQTVFVLAAFAASASWQALLAGGGALLGRVLTGRRGRLVTALAASAVITALAVRLVLT; encoded by the coding sequence GTGACCGCCGCGCTGGTCTCCGGCCTGCTGGCCGGCTACGGCATCGCGATCCCGGTCGGTGCCGTCGGGACGTACCTCGTCGCGCTCACCGCCCGCACCTCGCTCCGGGCCGGTCTCGCCGCGGCCTTCGGCGTCGCGACCGCCGACGGGGTGTACGCGCTGGTCGCCGTGCTCGGCGGCGCCGCGATCGCGGGGGTCGTCGCCCCGTTCGCCGGGCCGCTGCGGCTGGTCTCGGCGGCGGTCCTGATCGTCCTCGCGGCTCACGGCGCCCTGCGCGCGGTGCGCTCCCACCGCACCACCACCGTGCGGCCGGTGACACCGCTCGCGCCCGGGCGCGCCTACCTCAGCCTGCTCGGGATCACGCTGGTCAACCCGGCCACGGTCGTCTACTTCACCGCGCTCGTCGTCGGCGACCGCGCGGGCACCGCCGGGTCGGTGCCCGGGCAAACCGTGTTCGTGCTCGCCGCGTTCGCCGCCTCGGCGAGCTGGCAAGCCCTGCTCGCCGGCGGCGGGGCCCTGCTCGGGCGGGTCCTCACCGGGCGGCGGGGCCGGCTGGTGACGGCACTCGCGGCGAGCGCGGTGATCACCGCGCTCGCCGTCCGGCTTGTCCTCACCTGA
- a CDS encoding beta-galactosidase gives MRSARRARPRALAAALFALLFGLAGVVVPQAAAAAPAPKPRPAHTVTYDGYSFLVDGNRTYLWSGEFHSYRLPSPDLWLDIFQKMKAAGFNATSLYFDWGYHSPRQGVYDFTGIRDLDKLLDMAQQAGLYVIARPGPYINAEVDGGGFPTWLSTTPGHTRSADPVYLKYSDEWQTQIDRIIARHQLTDGTGSVLAYQVENEYYNGNADGRAYMKHLEDKARADGITVPLVGNNNGTFNAGDAALDVDAADSYPQGFDCSNPAKWNGVPDISYDHVPGKPLITAEFQGGAFDPWGGPGYEKCAQLINDQFANVFYKQNIAVGATGQSFYMLHGGTSWGWSAIPQNYTSYDYGAAITEARQFDPKYAEDKLIGYFTQSVAPLTKTDGLGSAPLTDPALTDTARINPDTRTQFHTLRHSDSTSTATNTTGVALDLAAHAGYTYDDRAGEVAYTGTWSHVGPEVNYTGGDYQHTESFSNVTGDSVSIPFTGTGIRWVTSKDPSHGIADVYLDDAKVSTVDLYAGSKQNQATGYEVRDLPAGAHTLKIVVTGQKNAQASGPYVVVDAVDLLSGSTDYYPIVPQQPGTGITLNGRQSKILVAGYDLGATRMQYSTSEILTTAAIGDRDVAVLYGDKGGPGETVLRFAKQPSVRVLDGAATSTWDAARGDLRLNYTHDGLTRVLVTAPGARPLLLLLADKATAATFWRQDTAAGPVLVRGTHLVRTAADQYGILSLTGDTGADGAFEVFSTAKLVLWNGSWVPTKPTSSGSVTGTAPTAKAVTLPPLTGWKHQQESPESQPAFDDSAWPVADKETSNSSTALGTKPVLFADDYGFHTGNTWYRGHFTGDGKQTGITLSSQSGGPAGAFSAWLNGVFLGSSTSPQHTFGFPAGALKPGDNEISVLTVNMGHEEDYGAANGNKAARGLTAARLTGTPLTSVTWRLQGVRGGETGLDPVRGPLNTGGLYGERAGWSLPGFPDHRWTPATLPAKDTTPGVSWYRTTADLDLPRGQDTSLGLTITDDPARQYRALLFVNGWQLGQYVNYLGPQHSFPIPNGILNPNGHNTIAVAVWNLDGSTGGLGKIEWTNYGSYRSPLTVRQNASPGYDPARYAMPPAPSAAVSLTAPDTASGGQQFTASATVRVAAGAPPAFDVKPVLTAPAGWTVGAPSPASVPRIDGGGSATFSWAVTPPSTVDTAALKVAVAYRQLGRPGSVTGERIIGAVPPAPPAGQVAVSSLPFLTATNGWGPVERDTSNGEASAGDGKPMTIGGVAYAKGLGVHAASDVQLYLAGACTRLTASVGVDGEMGNGGSVSFAVAVDGTTKVTTPVVRGGQAAVPIDVDVTGAQVLDLLVTDGGDGNGQDHADWAVPTLTCGTPPAR, from the coding sequence ATGCGCTCCGCCCGCCGTGCTCGTCCCCGGGCTTTGGCCGCCGCCCTCTTCGCCCTTCTCTTCGGCTTGGCCGGCGTGGTCGTCCCGCAGGCCGCCGCCGCGGCACCGGCCCCGAAACCCCGGCCCGCGCACACCGTCACCTACGACGGCTACTCGTTCCTGGTCGACGGGAACCGGACCTACCTGTGGTCGGGCGAGTTCCACTCCTACCGGCTGCCCAGCCCCGACCTGTGGCTCGACATCTTCCAGAAGATGAAGGCGGCCGGCTTCAACGCGACGTCGCTGTACTTCGACTGGGGCTACCACTCGCCGCGGCAGGGCGTCTACGACTTCACCGGCATCCGGGACCTCGACAAGCTCCTCGACATGGCGCAGCAGGCCGGGCTCTACGTCATCGCGCGGCCCGGCCCGTACATCAACGCCGAGGTCGACGGCGGCGGGTTCCCGACCTGGCTGTCCACCACGCCGGGCCACACCCGCAGCGCCGACCCGGTCTACCTGAAGTACTCCGACGAGTGGCAGACGCAGATCGACCGCATCATCGCGCGTCACCAGCTGACCGACGGCACCGGCAGCGTGCTCGCCTACCAGGTCGAGAACGAGTACTACAACGGCAACGCCGACGGCCGCGCTTACATGAAGCACCTGGAGGACAAGGCCCGCGCCGACGGCATCACCGTCCCGTTGGTGGGCAACAACAACGGCACCTTCAACGCCGGCGATGCCGCGCTCGACGTCGACGCCGCCGACTCCTACCCGCAGGGCTTCGACTGCTCGAACCCGGCGAAGTGGAACGGCGTGCCGGACATCAGCTACGACCACGTCCCCGGCAAGCCGCTGATCACCGCCGAGTTCCAGGGCGGCGCCTTCGACCCGTGGGGCGGCCCGGGCTACGAAAAGTGCGCGCAGCTGATCAACGACCAGTTCGCGAACGTGTTCTACAAGCAGAACATCGCGGTCGGCGCCACCGGCCAGAGCTTCTACATGCTGCACGGCGGCACCTCCTGGGGCTGGAGCGCGATCCCGCAGAACTACACCTCCTACGACTACGGCGCGGCGATCACCGAGGCCCGCCAGTTCGACCCGAAGTACGCCGAGGACAAGCTGATCGGCTACTTCACCCAGTCCGTCGCCCCGCTGACCAAGACCGACGGCCTCGGCTCCGCGCCGCTGACCGACCCGGCCCTCACCGACACCGCCCGGATCAACCCCGACACCCGCACCCAGTTCCACACCCTGCGGCACAGCGACTCGACGTCGACCGCCACGAACACCACCGGCGTCGCGCTCGACCTGGCCGCGCACGCCGGCTACACCTACGACGACCGCGCCGGCGAGGTGGCCTACACCGGCACCTGGAGCCACGTCGGGCCCGAGGTCAACTACACCGGCGGCGACTACCAGCACACCGAGTCGTTCTCGAACGTGACCGGCGACAGCGTCAGCATCCCGTTCACCGGCACCGGGATCCGGTGGGTGACCTCGAAGGACCCGAGCCACGGCATCGCCGACGTCTACCTCGACGACGCGAAGGTCAGCACGGTCGACCTCTACGCGGGCAGCAAGCAGAACCAGGCCACCGGCTACGAGGTGCGCGACCTGCCGGCCGGCGCGCACACGCTGAAGATCGTCGTCACCGGGCAGAAGAACGCGCAGGCGTCCGGCCCCTACGTCGTCGTGGACGCCGTCGACCTGCTGTCCGGCAGCACCGACTACTACCCGATCGTGCCGCAGCAGCCCGGCACCGGCATCACGCTCAACGGCCGCCAGTCGAAGATCCTCGTCGCCGGCTACGACCTCGGCGCCACGCGGATGCAGTACTCGACCTCGGAGATCCTGACGACCGCGGCCATCGGCGACCGCGACGTCGCCGTTCTCTACGGCGACAAGGGCGGCCCCGGCGAAACCGTCCTGCGGTTCGCGAAGCAGCCGTCGGTGCGGGTCCTCGACGGGGCCGCGACCAGCACGTGGGACGCCGCCCGCGGCGACCTGCGGCTGAACTACACCCACGACGGCCTGACCCGCGTGCTCGTCACCGCTCCTGGCGCGCGGCCACTGCTCCTGCTGCTCGCCGACAAGGCCACGGCGGCGACGTTCTGGCGCCAGGACACCGCGGCCGGCCCGGTCCTGGTCCGCGGCACCCACCTCGTGCGCACCGCTGCCGACCAGTACGGCATCCTCTCGCTGACCGGCGACACCGGCGCCGACGGCGCGTTCGAGGTCTTCAGCACGGCGAAGCTGGTGCTGTGGAACGGTTCCTGGGTACCGACGAAGCCGACTTCCAGTGGCAGTGTCACCGGCACCGCCCCGACCGCGAAAGCCGTGACGCTGCCCCCGCTGACCGGCTGGAAGCACCAGCAGGAGTCGCCGGAGAGCCAGCCGGCCTTCGACGACTCGGCGTGGCCGGTGGCGGACAAGGAAACCAGCAACAGCTCGACGGCGCTCGGCACGAAACCGGTGCTCTTCGCCGACGACTACGGCTTCCACACCGGCAACACCTGGTACCGCGGCCACTTCACCGGTGACGGGAAGCAGACCGGGATCACCCTGTCCAGCCAGAGCGGGGGACCGGCCGGTGCGTTCTCGGCGTGGCTCAACGGCGTCTTCCTCGGCAGTTCGACCAGCCCGCAGCACACCTTCGGCTTCCCGGCCGGCGCGCTGAAGCCGGGGGACAACGAGATTTCCGTGCTGACGGTGAACATGGGCCACGAAGAGGACTACGGTGCCGCCAACGGCAACAAGGCCGCTCGCGGCCTCACCGCCGCCCGGCTCACCGGCACTCCGCTGACGTCGGTGACCTGGCGGCTGCAGGGTGTCCGCGGCGGCGAGACCGGGCTCGACCCGGTTCGCGGCCCGCTCAACACCGGCGGGCTGTACGGCGAGCGCGCGGGCTGGTCGCTGCCCGGCTTCCCGGACCATCGCTGGACGCCGGCGACGCTGCCGGCGAAGGACACCACTCCCGGCGTCTCGTGGTACCGGACGACAGCGGATCTGGATTTGCCGCGCGGCCAGGACACCTCGCTCGGCCTGACGATCACCGACGACCCGGCGCGGCAGTACCGCGCGCTGCTCTTCGTCAACGGCTGGCAGCTCGGCCAGTACGTCAACTACCTGGGGCCGCAGCACAGCTTCCCGATCCCCAACGGCATCCTGAACCCGAACGGCCACAACACGATCGCCGTCGCGGTGTGGAACCTCGACGGCAGCACGGGCGGGCTCGGCAAGATCGAGTGGACGAACTACGGCAGCTACCGCTCGCCGCTGACGGTCCGGCAGAACGCTTCGCCCGGTTACGACCCGGCGCGGTACGCGATGCCGCCGGCGCCGTCCGCGGCCGTCTCGCTCACCGCGCCGGATACGGCCTCGGGCGGGCAGCAGTTCACCGCCTCGGCGACGGTCCGGGTCGCGGCGGGCGCGCCGCCGGCGTTCGACGTCAAGCCCGTGCTCACCGCCCCGGCCGGGTGGACGGTCGGCGCGCCGTCACCGGCTTCGGTCCCGCGGATCGACGGCGGCGGCTCGGCGACGTTCTCGTGGGCCGTCACCCCTCCCTCCACAGTGGACACCGCCGCGCTGAAGGTGGCGGTGGCCTACCGGCAACTGGGCCGGCCGGGTTCGGTGACCGGGGAACGCATCATCGGCGCGGTGCCCCCGGCGCCGCCCGCCGGGCAGGTCGCCGTCAGCTCGCTGCCGTTCCTGACCGCGACGAACGGCTGGGGCCCGGTCGAACGCGACACGAGCAACGGCGAAGCGAGCGCCGGTGACGGAAAGCCGATGACCATCGGCGGGGTGGCCTACGCCAAGGGCCTCGGCGTCCACGCGGCGAGCGACGTCCAGCTCTACCTGGCGGGCGCGTGCACCCGGCTGACGGCTTCGGTGGGCGTCGACGGCGAAATGGGCAACGGCGGGAGCGTCAGCTTCGCCGTCGCGGTGGACGGCACCACGAAGGTCACGACGCCGGTGGTCAGGGGCGGTCAGGCGGCCGTCCCGATCGACGTCGACGTCACCGGCGCGCAGGTCCTCGACCTGCTGGTGACCGACGGCGGCGACGGCAACGGGCAGGACCACGCGGACTGGGCGGTGCCGACGCTGACCTGCGGCACGCCGCCCGCCCGGTAA
- a CDS encoding LacI family DNA-binding transcriptional regulator, which yields MAERPRSGGPVKVTAAGTRQPSLTDVAGVAGVSHMTVSRVINGTGPVRPETRARVLAAIEELGYRPNSAARALVTGRTGTLGVVALESNLYGPASTLYGIENAAREAGYAITISSVSRPGRSSIADAVENLRRQAVEGVIVIAPHVSAGRALEAAPADFPVVAVGGGETAPVPVISVDQRDGARRATEHLLALGHRTVWHIAGPEDWLEARDRELGWRETLERHGVGVPRVIQGDWSSRSGYEAGRSLAKERDLDAVFAGNDQMALGLLRAFAEAGISVPRDVRVAGFDDVPEAAYFTPPLTTVRQDFIEVGRRTFGLLAGRMDGGDRHARALVVPELIVRESTGPR from the coding sequence GTGGCCGAACGACCCCGCTCCGGCGGACCCGTGAAGGTGACCGCGGCCGGCACGCGGCAGCCGAGCCTGACCGACGTCGCGGGCGTCGCGGGCGTGTCCCACATGACCGTGTCCCGGGTGATCAACGGGACCGGCCCGGTGCGCCCCGAGACCCGGGCCCGGGTGCTCGCCGCGATCGAGGAACTGGGCTACCGCCCCAACTCCGCGGCCCGCGCGCTGGTCACCGGGCGGACCGGCACGCTCGGGGTCGTGGCGCTCGAGTCCAATCTGTACGGTCCGGCCAGCACGCTGTACGGCATCGAGAACGCCGCCCGGGAAGCCGGGTACGCGATCACGATCTCCAGCGTCAGCCGTCCGGGCCGGTCGTCGATCGCCGACGCGGTGGAGAACCTGCGCCGCCAGGCGGTCGAGGGCGTCATCGTCATCGCCCCGCACGTCAGCGCCGGCCGGGCGCTGGAAGCCGCGCCCGCGGACTTCCCGGTCGTCGCGGTCGGCGGTGGCGAGACCGCGCCGGTCCCGGTGATCTCCGTCGACCAGCGCGACGGCGCCCGCCGGGCCACCGAACACCTCCTGGCGCTGGGCCACCGCACCGTGTGGCACATCGCCGGGCCGGAGGACTGGCTGGAGGCCCGTGACCGCGAGCTCGGCTGGCGGGAAACCCTGGAACGCCACGGTGTCGGCGTCCCGCGGGTGATCCAAGGCGACTGGAGTTCGCGCTCGGGTTACGAGGCGGGGCGATCCCTCGCCAAGGAACGCGATCTGGACGCCGTCTTCGCCGGCAACGACCAGATGGCACTGGGCCTGCTGCGGGCGTTCGCCGAAGCGGGTATCTCGGTGCCGCGGGACGTGCGCGTGGCGGGCTTCGACGACGTCCCCGAGGCGGCGTACTTCACGCCGCCGCTGACGACGGTGCGCCAGGACTTCATCGAAGTCGGACGGCGTACGTTCGGCCTGCTGGCCGGACGGATGGACGGAGGCGACCGGCACGCGCGCGCCCTGGTCGTCCCCGAGTTGATCGTGCGCGAGAGTACCGGACCGAGGTAG
- a CDS encoding helix-turn-helix transcriptional regulator produces MHEPQAGALAAVAALDEPTRRRLYEYVVRRPEPVSRDDVAAALSVPRATVAFHLDRLVDERLLAVGHERRTGRSGPGAGRPAKLYRRSDRQVSVSLPERQYELAGQLLATAVEEAGETGDSAREILGRRARERGAELAAGAPDILGALEEHGFEPRAEGGEVLLGNCPFHRLARTHPRLVCEMNLGLVEGMLAGTGEDGLRARLDPHPGFCCVRLAPG; encoded by the coding sequence ATGCACGAACCCCAGGCGGGTGCGCTCGCCGCGGTGGCCGCGCTCGACGAGCCGACCCGGCGCCGGCTGTACGAGTACGTCGTCCGCCGGCCCGAACCGGTGAGCCGCGACGACGTGGCCGCCGCCCTCAGCGTGCCCCGCGCGACCGTCGCGTTCCACCTCGACCGCCTGGTGGACGAGCGGCTGCTGGCGGTCGGCCACGAACGCCGCACCGGCCGCAGCGGGCCGGGCGCGGGCCGCCCGGCGAAGCTGTACCGCCGGTCCGACCGGCAGGTGAGCGTTTCGCTGCCCGAGCGCCAGTACGAACTGGCTGGTCAGCTCCTCGCGACCGCCGTCGAGGAGGCCGGCGAAACCGGTGACTCGGCTCGCGAGATCCTCGGGCGGCGGGCCCGCGAACGGGGCGCGGAACTCGCCGCCGGCGCCCCGGACATCCTCGGCGCGCTCGAAGAACACGGCTTCGAGCCGCGCGCCGAGGGCGGCGAGGTCCTGCTCGGCAACTGCCCGTTCCACCGGCTGGCCCGGACGCACCCGCGCCTGGTGTGCGAGATGAACCTCGGCCTGGTCGAAGGCATGCTCGCCGGGACGGGCGAGGACGGCCTGCGGGCCCGGCTGGACCCACACCCGGGTTTCTGCTGCGTCCGCCTCGCCCCCGGCTGA
- a CDS encoding endonuclease/exonuclease/phosphatase family protein: MTEPLVVPPLPDRRAGTWRRGRVVAAFAVLTALLLLAHPLVPNWAGNLGSLLETFLPWTGLLLLPLLAAALMRRSALALVSLLLPALVWGGFFGGRLFDKRAAGGDFTIVSHNVNDENPDPVGTARALAASGAQVIALEELKKSEVPKYEDALAAGYPHHSVQGTVGVWSTFPLHDTRPVAIMPWTRALRTTVDTPAGPVAVFVAHLPSVRVRIDAGFTANGRDAAAGLLVDALDAEPAPRTVLVGDFNGTADDRALASITARLRAAQDDAGDGFGFSWPASLPLARIDQIFVSGVRPVAAWTLPATGSDHLPVAATLAL; this comes from the coding sequence ATCACCGAGCCGCTCGTCGTCCCGCCCCTCCCGGACCGCCGGGCCGGGACCTGGCGCCGCGGCCGAGTCGTCGCCGCGTTCGCCGTGCTGACGGCGTTGCTGCTGCTCGCGCACCCCCTGGTGCCCAACTGGGCGGGCAACCTCGGCAGCCTGCTGGAGACGTTCCTGCCCTGGACCGGCCTGCTCCTGCTCCCGCTGCTCGCCGCGGCCCTGATGCGGCGTTCGGCGCTCGCGCTCGTCTCCCTCCTGCTGCCGGCCCTGGTCTGGGGCGGGTTCTTCGGCGGCAGGCTCTTCGACAAGCGGGCGGCCGGCGGCGACTTCACGATCGTGTCGCACAACGTGAACGACGAGAACCCGGACCCGGTGGGCACCGCGCGGGCCCTGGCCGCCTCGGGCGCGCAGGTGATCGCGCTCGAGGAGCTGAAGAAGTCCGAGGTCCCGAAGTACGAGGACGCGCTCGCCGCCGGCTACCCGCACCACTCCGTGCAGGGCACCGTCGGCGTCTGGAGCACGTTCCCGCTGCACGACACCCGGCCGGTGGCGATCATGCCGTGGACCCGCGCGCTGCGGACCACAGTGGACACTCCGGCGGGGCCGGTGGCGGTCTTCGTGGCGCACCTGCCGTCGGTGCGGGTGCGGATCGACGCGGGGTTCACCGCGAACGGCCGCGACGCCGCGGCCGGCCTCCTCGTCGACGCCCTGGACGCCGAACCCGCGCCGCGCACCGTGCTGGTCGGCGACTTCAACGGCACCGCCGACGACCGCGCGCTGGCCTCGATCACCGCGCGCCTGCGTGCGGCCCAGGACGACGCCGGCGACGGCTTCGGCTTCAGCTGGCCCGCCTCGCTGCCGCTGGCCCGGATCGACCAGATCTTCGTCTCCGGAGTGCGGCCGGTGGCGGCCTGGACACTGCCCGCGACCGGCAGCGACCACCTGCCCGTCGCGGCCACCCTGGCGCTCTGA
- a CDS encoding SDR family NAD(P)-dependent oxidoreductase — MRVDLSGKTALVTGSTQGIGAAIATGLAAAGARVAVNGRSETGVLKAIARLREDLPDADFVPAPGDVSEEAGAAQVVEEVPDADILVNNLGIFGVQEPLDITDADWRHYFEVNVLAAVRLTRAYLPGMTERGWGRIQYIASDSAIVIPAEMIHYGVSKTALLGVSRGFAKHAAGTGVTVNAVIAGPTHTGGVEDFVRELVGTNLPWDEAQREFMKRYRPQSLLQRLIEPEEIAHLVVYLSSPFASATTGAAVRVDGGYVDSILP; from the coding sequence ATGCGGGTCGACCTGAGCGGGAAGACGGCCCTGGTCACCGGATCCACCCAGGGCATCGGCGCGGCGATCGCCACCGGGCTCGCGGCCGCGGGCGCGCGGGTCGCGGTCAACGGCCGGAGCGAAACCGGCGTCCTCAAGGCCATCGCCCGGCTCCGCGAGGACCTGCCGGACGCGGACTTCGTCCCGGCACCGGGCGACGTCTCGGAAGAGGCCGGGGCGGCCCAGGTCGTCGAAGAGGTGCCGGACGCCGACATCCTCGTCAACAACCTCGGCATCTTCGGTGTCCAGGAGCCCCTCGACATCACCGACGCGGACTGGCGGCACTACTTCGAGGTCAACGTCCTGGCCGCGGTGCGCCTCACCCGCGCCTACCTGCCCGGGATGACCGAGCGCGGCTGGGGCCGGATCCAGTACATCGCCAGCGACTCCGCGATCGTCATCCCGGCCGAAATGATCCACTATGGAGTGTCGAAGACGGCGTTGCTCGGCGTGTCGCGCGGGTTCGCCAAGCACGCGGCCGGCACCGGCGTCACGGTCAACGCGGTGATCGCCGGGCCGACCCACACTGGCGGCGTCGAGGACTTCGTCCGCGAACTGGTGGGCACGAACCTGCCGTGGGACGAAGCCCAGCGCGAGTTCATGAAGCGGTACCGCCCGCAGTCGTTGCTGCAGCGGCTGATCGAGCCCGAGGAGATCGCGCACCTGGTGGTGTACCTGAGCTCCCCGTTCGCCTCGGCGACGACGGGCGCGGCGGTGCGGGTGGACGGCGGGTACGTCGACTCGATCTTGCCCTGA
- a CDS encoding LacI family DNA-binding transcriptional regulator: MVDRAKPGEQTRTSAPGPRQPSLADVAGLAGVSHMTVSRVVNESGPVRPETRERVLAAVQELGYRPNTAARALVTGRSGTLGVVALESNLYGPASTLYGIENAAREAGYGVAICSVTRPGRTSIGDAVESLRRQAVEGIVVIAPHVTAGRALAAAPSDIPLVAVGGGEKAPVPVISVDQYDGARLATEHLLGLGHRTVWHLAGPEDWLEARDRERGWRETLERRGLRVPAVVRGDWSPRSGYEAGRALVGKRGLKAVFSANDQMALGLLRAFTEAGIRVPEDVHVAGFDDVPEAEYFTPPLTTVRQDFIEVGRRTFGLLEARMGGGDAHARHLVPAELVIRESTTPR; the protein is encoded by the coding sequence GTGGTGGACCGGGCGAAGCCGGGGGAGCAGACGAGAACGTCGGCTCCGGGGCCGCGGCAGCCGAGCCTGGCCGACGTCGCCGGCCTGGCCGGCGTCTCGCACATGACCGTCTCGCGCGTGGTCAACGAAAGCGGCCCGGTGCGCCCGGAAACCCGCGAGCGGGTCCTCGCCGCCGTGCAGGAACTGGGGTACCGGCCCAACACCGCCGCGCGGGCGCTGGTCACCGGCCGGTCCGGCACCCTCGGCGTGGTCGCGCTGGAGTCCAATCTGTACGGGCCGGCGAGCACCCTGTACGGCATCGAAAACGCGGCGCGGGAAGCCGGGTACGGCGTGGCGATCTGCAGTGTGACGCGGCCGGGGCGGACGTCGATCGGTGACGCGGTGGAAAGCCTGCGGCGCCAGGCGGTCGAGGGCATCGTCGTGATCGCCCCGCACGTCACCGCCGGGCGCGCCCTCGCGGCGGCCCCTTCGGACATCCCGCTGGTGGCGGTCGGCGGCGGCGAGAAGGCGCCGGTGCCGGTCATCTCGGTCGACCAGTACGACGGTGCCCGCCTCGCCACCGAGCACCTGCTGGGGCTCGGTCACCGGACGGTCTGGCACCTCGCCGGGCCGGAGGACTGGCTGGAGGCGCGCGACCGGGAACGTGGCTGGCGCGAGACGCTGGAACGGCGTGGCCTGCGGGTGCCCGCTGTCGTGCGCGGCGACTGGAGCCCGCGTTCGGGCTACGAGGCGGGCCGCGCGCTCGTCGGCAAGCGCGGGCTCAAGGCGGTCTTCTCGGCCAACGACCAGATGGCGCTGGGCCTGCTGCGGGCGTTCACCGAGGCCGGGATCCGGGTGCCGGAGGACGTCCACGTCGCCGGTTTCGACGACGTGCCCGAGGCCGAGTACTTCACCCCGCCGCTGACGACCGTGCGCCAGGACTTCATCGAGGTCGGCCGCCGCACCTTCGGGCTCCTCGAAGCGCGGATGGGCGGCGGGGACGCCCACGCCCGGCACCTCGTGCCGGCCGAGCTCGTCATCCGGGAGAGCACCACCCCGCGCTGA
- the folE gene encoding GTP cyclohydrolase I FolE, with product MTVDPVREPVPLRHLGVVHDREAVDLQAAERAVADLLQALGKDPASEHLGDTPRRVAQAYAEMLQPRDFRLTTFPNDEGYDELVLAKSIPVQSLCEHHLLPFRGVAHVGYLPGERILGLSKLARVVEMFARDLQVQERLTKQVADWLQEHLEPQGVGVVIEAEHLCMSLRGVRATGALTVTSSLHGLLREEPKTRQEFFALTGVSAGRS from the coding sequence GTGACCGTCGATCCCGTGCGTGAACCGGTACCGCTGCGGCACCTCGGTGTCGTCCACGACCGCGAGGCCGTCGACCTGCAGGCGGCCGAGCGCGCGGTCGCCGACCTGCTGCAGGCGCTCGGCAAGGACCCGGCGTCGGAGCACCTGGGCGACACGCCGCGGCGGGTGGCCCAGGCGTACGCGGAGATGCTGCAGCCCCGCGACTTCCGGCTGACCACGTTCCCGAACGACGAGGGCTACGACGAGCTCGTGCTGGCGAAGAGCATCCCGGTGCAGTCGCTGTGCGAGCACCACCTGCTGCCCTTCCGCGGCGTCGCGCACGTGGGCTACCTGCCCGGCGAGCGGATCCTCGGGCTGTCGAAGCTCGCCCGCGTCGTCGAAATGTTCGCGCGCGACCTGCAGGTGCAGGAACGGCTGACCAAGCAGGTCGCGGACTGGCTGCAGGAGCACCTGGAGCCCCAGGGCGTCGGCGTGGTGATCGAAGCCGAGCACCTGTGCATGTCACTGCGCGGCGTGCGGGCGACCGGCGCGCTCACCGTCACGTCGTCGCTGCACGGCCTGCTCCGCGAAGAACCCAAGACGCGGCAGGAGTTCTTCGCACTGACCGGGGTGAGCGCGGGCAGGAGCTAG